The genomic stretch TAACGAACGagtaaaaaacaaaagaaaataaaaaagaacggAACAGAAGATATAGTTAGATCGAAGATATAGTTaagaacgaaaataaaatacgCAGTACGAGCGATAACCTGCGAACTTCCATTGAAGCAATGACGTATGCGAATGGGCCGATATTGTTTCGAGGTTTAATGGAATACACGAGGGCGACTGAAAGGGAAATTCGAGTCGTGGCGCTGATTAGCTTTCAAGATGACAATAAACGAACGTTTCGTGCATGCTCGATGATCTTGCGATGCAAAgattaaaaaacgaaaaaagaaacagaggaaGAACGAAGTAAAAGAAAATTCGGACGCACGAAAAAAACGCACTTTTCTCTCCCATCGGAGGATTCGTAGATCTATCGTTCCAAATCTTCAACGCTGTAGACAACCTGTAGAAAATATTGATCGTGAAAAATCGAGCACGAGTTAAACGAGAGATTTTCTTCTAGGTTCGTAGAATCAAAACTTTCATCGACTGGACTACGTGTGTATCGTGTGATAGATAATTTATGGCATCGTTACAGAGGGTGTAATGTACATATTAATCGTGAATTACTCTACGAACGTATGTATACAGTTGTAGAATACTATTATAAATGCGTCATTGGTATGTTAACCGAGCTACGATTATGGTAATGCGTTTAGAGAACTGTTAACGCATGAACGACTTCCATATAGTTTCTCAGCCCCATTTATTCGTCTATTTTATGTTGACAGTCGtgcaaatatttatggaaattgtTGGAAAGCCTTCGTTCGTCGACCgatagaacgatatttattgAATATTGTTATGAGATCTTTACACGTGTAAATAGTCACGAGTAGATACGTATATCTATAGATGAGATTTAGAGCATTTATAGCAATTTCGTATGAAGTATGTTTACGATTTGTTTTACAAAAATCTGGATCCCTCCAGTTTATACTTATTCTTCTTTACACTGTTTCGTCTTCTACGTCTTTTAGATATTGTTGCAACTCTTCAAAGTTCATCAGTTTAAGCTAACGTTATggcttaattatttaattttcttttcttttcttctcaacCCAGTTAAAAGGAGCATCGAATAAAAATGACTATCGCTCCTTTAAAAATAAGTTTTTCTCTGAAAATAGTCTATATGAAATCAAGTTGCACCGATATCTAATCGAGCTTCAAATAGAAAGCCTAACGGTGTGTTGATCGAATGAAACGCGTCGATTTTACTTCAGACTCTATCTTCTatcgaaaaattgttaaaatgaaCCACTATTACCATTTATTATTCTGTACTACTAGTTCCAAAAATAATGCTCGATCGCATCCACGAAACCAAAGCAAATATACAATTGGTACGAAATCATCGAGCGTTTTCTTCGTGCGTCGTCGAAAAACGCATCCAGGACACATGTAGGGCTACAACGATTGTCTAGACGAAGGAAGATCAGAGGCGTGCCCTTTTTTTGAAGAAGGGACGCGTGTCGAAGAGACACCGGTTAAAGTCACTGTTTCCGGAACGAAGTCGAGGCACTAAGCCCTTCGTGAATTCAGGTAGTCAACTCGATGATCCCCGATGATTATCATAAACTACGTTCGACGAGAAAACGATGGACCGAAGTTGTTGGACGCGAGCGTACGTCGTCCATGTGTTCGTAACGCGTTATGATAATCGTCGCGATCGTCACAATTTCGCAGGATCCGTTCTCGAGAGAGTATTTTTTCTCGGCATGCAGCGAGTAAGAATTTTCAGCGACTTATTTGGTACAGCACTGAACAGGAGAGCTAAGAAAGGAGTATAAAACCCGAGGCACTAAAAAGGACAGAGAAACTAGAAACGAGTCGTTTGTACATAGTCGTGTGTCGATGTTTCTCCGATAGCCCTGCTCAtgatgacaaaaaaaaaaaaaaatagcgcgcCCACTTGTGGTCCCCGCTGGTTCTGTACCCATTCCCAAGCATACAGCTAGTCTAGAGTTACCTGTATTATGTGTACACATAGTTATATCTCGTTAAACGAATTTGTCGAGCATTTAACACAGTCTAACCTACGAATGCTAACGCCAGATGCATGATTATTGTATACCGGGCCGCGATTTCGCGCGGGAACGAAGGGACACGCGACCAGCAAAGGAAGCAAGAGCACGTCCAACGAAACCGTGTAAAATCTTCGCTAGAAAAAGCGTTAATGCGTTAACCAAGCCGATAGAGACGGACGATAAGTGAAACGTTTCGCTGCGAACGTGCGATTCTTTCTTCGAGTCGAACATCCCAGGCCATCGTGTTGCGAATTGAACGAAAAATCTGCGAGCTATCACATGGATGAAGTTCGTCGTTTCGAGCTTCGAGGGGAAAGGAAATTTCATGAATGATTAAAAATACGAACGGCGCATTTTTCGTCCAGTGTCCGCTCGCCgcgtatacatattatatataaatgaagtatacatatatcgtcGTGTCTGCCGTACGAAGAGTTAAGTGACATGTTGAAAGTGTAAAATTTTATCGTTAATACTTTAAAAAGATGCTCTCTTTGATTCGTCGATAAAACGCTCTTTCTCGTTGCTAATACACGACACACCTTTTTCCCGTTCGATCTCTGACGCGAACCTTTCAAACAAAACGAACCATCCTTTCGAAAGACTTAACACTCGCGCGAATTCTACTGACCTAGAAGCTAGATCACGTTGGAATCGATGGGCATCGGATCGTAAACAGGGCAGACAATCGTCGAGAACGACATTATAAGCGAGAATTAAACGCGCAGCAATACCTCATCGAACGGCTTCTCTGCCCTGTGCAATCGGAAAAACGGCGTTGGAATTTTGGTCACCGACTTGCATCCAGTCGGAGGAATATCCTACTTTCCCTCTCGGCTCGAGCGTTATTAAATAGCGTAAGACTAGCGTATGGAGCACGCAGTCTCTTAATTCGTTTCCTATGCGTCCGTTAAAATCATCGGCGCTTTTACTCATTAGACGCTGGCAGAATCGtagttttttaattctttaaagtATATTCGATCGAAATGGAACAATTCAACGAACATGATGAAAGGTAaacgttaaaatttctttaaaaaataagcGAGGGCGAAGACTCTCTGGTAAAATTTGTTGAGACATTCTAAGGGAAATTTAATCCAGACAATCGAACGACGACGAAACTgaccaagccaaccaataatGATAATCAAAGATACTTACTTCTTACCTGATCTACTTCGTTTCTGTGAATCCTAATTTTCTAAGCGCGAAATATTCTTATTCGAAGCTCTTACATAACGATAGCTCGAGATTATTTCAGAGGGTTTTCGTTCTTCGGTTCTGATCTATGTTCTCCGAATTATCGAGTCGAGAGAAGGAcaggaaaagagagaagaaaaggaatAAAGGTTAGTAAACGTGTGCCACCGTCATATCAAGCCTATATCATCGTGttacattatacatattatatatatatataataataataatatatatatatagctaagcagaaaaaaaattaatattatcgttAATTGACACAATTGTTAACGTGGAATGACTGCGTTTTGTAtgcatgtgtgtgtgtatgcgtgtctgtatgtgtgtgtattggtgagcaaacaaataaaagaagtCTTTCTTTCGATCGCTCGAGAATTGAGATGGCCTGAGAGCAAGTTTTCGAATCTTAAAGATCTTCTTACTGGCACTCTTTATTGTCCGAAATATTAAACTAATCACTTCAATCAGTAATAAAACAATCACTTTGACATTTATCATCGTATCGTCTTTATTAGAGATTTTAAAAAAGTTTGTAACCGTAGGATGTAATCCCGCTTtaataattgattaattatCTTGAATTTTAAGACTGTTTAACGAATAAATGAACAGGCGAATGCGGCGAAAAGCTTCGATATTACAACGTTCTATTTAAAAATAGTCTGTCCTCCGAGATACATTGAGTATTTAAcgaaagatataaaaagaacGACTGACGAATGTGACGAGCAGAATTTCTCGACCAGTGCGTCGGGATTCTCGCTAATAATACGATTAACGCTATTAAAATCTCTTTAAAAACgacgtataacgaaatgcggcTTCAAATACGAATACTAGGAAGAGCGAGTTTCGTTACTTTCTCCCATCTTCGAACTTGAAAGAGGAATCAGTAACAAGATGAAACTAACCCTTTATTTGGAAACGCTAGGACAAATTTAATAATTCCTTTTAGATTATTCTTAGAAACGTATACTTTACTTGAATGAAAGATGGCCAAACTTCGAAATCATACAACTTGATAGCTCGTTAGGCGATACGAATCTTTAGAACTCATAATTAACTACATTAAAATCTATGTTTCTAAAAGTAGGAAATAGAAACTTAAGGGTTTCTTGAAACCAAGTAACGGATCGACAGATTGCCCAGCGAGGAATTGCTATAGGACAAGAATCTGAGCGAGCAGGGCTACCTACCAGCCCTGCAGCTTGAATCGTTCGTGCCGCACTCGAGTGATCCTAAGCTGAGACTGTTCCGTGGAACACGAGCGAAAATGCAACGCGAGGAGAGCGAGTATCGTGTGAGCACGTGAACGAGGCCGTCTCGATATTATTTTTCGACTCGACTGTTTAATATCTACGATGAAAAAACGTTTTTATGTGAATATTGCGTAAGGAAAGTCGTTGCGGCGTAATCGACTCGCGTTGGAATCGCGGCcatatatctattaaaaatttCACCGATAAAAAAATTTCGATCGATTTCCTTGCCAGTGGGTTGCGCAATTGGCAAAATAATTATCAGAAAAATAAATGCAGGCCGCGAATCTCACGGGAAACAACGCTGCGACGGCGTCGCTCCTCCCGCCCCCTTTTTTTATTCTCCAATTTCTACGTGTTTAATCGTTAAGCGAAAAACAGCTGATATCAGCGACAGAGAGGATGCGAGAAGTAAAATGAGAGGGAAAGGGGAAACGAAAATGAAGTAAAAAGAAAACTACGGCGATGCAGCGAAACGGTGAAGGGAATCGAGTATCGAACGCCGATTAACGTTCGAGTTCgatcattaattaaaacacgCAATACGATTTTCGACCGTGTGTACATACCTAAGAGAACGATAATAATGCGTGAGTGTGAAATAAACACGTGAGAGACGAGTGAAACGAGCGAGAAACACCGGTGAGAACGAGACGAGTCGTGTTAAGCCTAGTCTATACGACGCTTAATTAACCGAGCGAACCGATGATCGACAGGGATCGAGGGATCCTTTCGTAGTGCCATTTCTTTCTGCGTTTGTTTCTCTCGAGCACGTGATAGGAGTCCTCGATCGACACGGATCGCCCTGGGATAAGAGAAAAACGACGAGGCTAGAATAAGTTTATCGAGTAAGCTAATataagttatttaaaaaaaaagaagaaaaaaagtaaacCGTTTATTGAAGTACATTGTTGCAACTGCCATGCTGTGTGCCATTATATAACGAGTCACGTTTGTCGTAAAaagcaagaaaaaagaaaaaaaaaacagtgtAAAATGTGGAATGAAAAATCTCTTGCGCGCGTTCCCGTCTGTCTGAATTTCTTCGTTACACCGCTTCAAAAAGGTGTCATGGCCCGTTAGCCTTCGTTCTGCGTGCGAGACGTCGTTTTTTGCACATTCTAAAACGCTATAAAGGCACTGAATAACGTAAAGCGACCAAAAAATGATAAAGCATAGGCAAGGAAATTCTACACGTTCATGCCTCAAAACGCTTTTACACGAACCATCTAACCAAAGTTCAAACAATTTACAATTAGTATATCTATTAAGGACGAGAATTCGAAGGTTTTCCTGAAGGATATGAAAAACTGAAGACATTTTTCGGTATAGCTTTTCGTAAGCTGGTTTCAAAGAACTCGCGTATACTTGCCTATGCGAACCGGCGTCTACATTATATCAAAGATCGAAGCACCATATATAAATATGACTATTAatatatacaaacatatatGTTACCGCGGGTGGGCACGTATACGTTGTTTTCGTTGAATCTCCCGAGTCTCCATCGCAGACGAAGAGGatttttccaataaaaaaaaaaaaaaaagaaagaaaagaatattagaAAGGAATGAAGTAACGGGCAAACAGCGCATGAATTTACATGGATTCGTCGCTGTACTAGGGAAAcgtaaagaacaaaaaaaaaagacattttttttaatgtatccGCCGTCGATGTACAATTAATCGCATGCGCGTTTAATCGATGTAACGCATTCAAGATGAGATAATATCGCGACACTCGATTAGATCGAGGTCCCTTGACTAACGTTTCAAGCAGTGTCACGTATAAAAACGAAACGCAAACATAATACATCGTGGGAAAAATCGACTAAGAAAACTTTTTGCGGTTGTTGCAGCGTTCATTTCCCAATAATTCCTGTATTATTTAGGGAAAATACCGATTAACCGGTAACTACACACACAACACAGATTTGCAGTTGGTGAAATTTTGTAACATTGTCCTTTTGGTATCTCAATAGATGAACGGCATCGAAGTCGACATATCGATTGCGAAGAGATCTGTACATATAATTTCCTTTCTTTATCTTTCACGAGTAAGCAGTGTAGTTGCTGATTAATGGTAATCGTTTACAAAACTATATACATGTAATGATATTGCTATTTCGTTTTACGTGTACGTATCACTTGTAAAAATGATAAATCTACATTTTCAAAGAGATAACTACGTCATACACACAACGTAAGACTAATGTGTTCATCGATCATGTTACAGACATTAATATGTGTTGCGTGAAAACagcatgaaaaaaaaaaaagaaacacggagaaaaagaaacagatcAATAGGGAAGAAGTAATCAATTTCTTAGAGATCACGCAAAAAGGAATTCCTACATTCGTGAAACTCGATTTCGTGTGTCGCGACGTCTTAAAGAAATAGCGAGTATAATCCAATTTGTCAGTTGGCAGCCGACGGTGTGAGGAAtgaacgaaagagagagagagagagagagagagaaagagagagagagaaagggagagaaaaagaaagagagaaagggaaagaaagaaaaatagagagagagagacagaaagaaagagagaaagatgtAATTAAGTAAACCAAAAATGACGTCGACCCATCATAGATTCAAGCACAATAAGGAACTAGTAGGGCCAGGCACAATAAAATTCGGCCGTCACGTTGTAGGCAGCGATCTGTTAGAACGACAAGTCATATTAAGTATCTATATAGCGAGACTATTAAATAAACACATATTGTCTATTGTCACGGGAAGTGTATTCATTGTTAAACGCTGACCCCCTACTCCGAGACTTTGATTATAGACCTGGCATTGAATTGAATAAATACACTTATGAAAGAACACAAAGTAGCATTATATCTCTTAAACCTTGTAATAGGCGAGTCTATTACGATATGGCAGCCACTTTGATAAATGAGGAcataaatttaaagaatcaaaGTAGTGATggagaatataatataaatctgTGACTGTACTGAAGTTGCCCAATAAAAGAAGATCGCTTAGGGTAacgttatttcttctaataaaTCAAacctataaataataaattaaatcagAATACATTTTATTAGGGATAAAATATGAATAACCAAATTGTGTACAATCCTGCTAGAATTGCGCGAAGAGAAATTCGTAAAAAACTAAACATAGATGGTAAGTTAATGTAAttagaatttaatattattaaataattattttaataaagtcTAAAAAGTAATTAACATATATCCAAGTGTTCACGCTAAAAAGGAAATTCGTGGACCATTCCGAGGAGAGTGAGTTAAAATCAGAGCAATTAAGACTCGAGCATCACACGAAAATATTCGCTTCGATGTGTCCGGATGAAATTCTGGATCACTATGACGATTATAATACCAGAATGTACTACACCACTTTAATGCTTGGTGACATATCAGGTATAACACGAAGACGATTCcattctaaataaaaaaaaatttgcagAAACATGTGAATATAAAATTTGGATTAATAATCAAGCAGTTAATAACGTAAAGATATTCCTGATAAAGGTTTTACAGACCTCGCTGAGAAATACACTAAAACCGGAAAAGGCGGACCTTCGAAACTGACAGAAACCTTGAACAGTTACATCGGTGCTATGGTACAAGAAATACTTTCCCACAATGGTGACGTATTGAAATTTTCTGGAGATGCGTTTATCGTGATGTGGAAGCTCCATGAAGGAATGATGATGCGAGACTTGGCCATAGCAGCGATGCAAACTGCTTGCATCATTCAGAAACATTTTGGGTCCTATGATACTGAAGTTGGAGTGACTCTTAAGGGTTTGTTCAATGAGAAAAAGATATctctgattattattattattgaacaTTCGAGCATTCGCAATTTAAAACaggtttctaatattttttatagtaaAATTAGCTATTGCTTCTGGAAAGACATACTTCACATCTATCGGAGATCCCGAATCCATGTCACACTATATTATCACCGGTACACCAGTGTGGGATGTGAAATTCGCCGAAGGCCTTTGCCGGTAATCAGAGAAAACTTACGTTagtgatttataatttttatattaattttattagagGAGGCGATATCCTAGTGGCTCCTAGTAGCTGGCAGTGGGCTAATCCAAACGAATATGTCCATGAAACGCTTCCAGATGGTATACACACACTTATTATATCTTGCACGAGCATGTGGTATCAAGCTAAAGTTGACGAATCAATCATCAGTACAGATGGTAGTGTTAAAATTCAAATATATCTTTGTCGTCCAAGTCTTTCGTAAAAGTTTTATGAAAtcaaaaaaatatatctttcatACTTCACATAGACGAAGACAACGAATATGAGCCGGATTTTTATGATTCGACGATAATTCCCAGAATGGATCCTGAGTCTAAGATGGTGATGATGAATATAACTGGTACGACTTACGAGAGTGGAAAATTTAAGCAAGTCGATTACAGCTGTAAGCAGAACAGACTGtcatatttctaaaaaaaattcggtgcttaaaaatataatgtttttaGTACGGCCTAAAGTTATAAAGGCAGCACAAGCTTGTTTGAAAGAAGCTTTACGAAGCTACATGCTGAGACCAGTCATTCGGTCTACCGAAATGGACGAACCATTGGAATATCTGACCGAAATGAGACAGGTGGTGATTCTCTTTATCAATGTAATCACTTCCAACGTAGGCAAAAAACAATTAATTGCCTTAGTGAACTTTGCTTATAAACTAGTGTGCAAGTAAGCCTATTTCCTTCTCGTCGGGCTGTGATCTATTTTATCGATCAATCTTCCTACGACTTTTCGACTGAAGGATCGTCGATGGGATGCACGGATGCGTGAACAAGACGTCCCTCTTCGACAAGGACTTAATGTTCCTTTGTGTGTTCGGTTTACGAGGCGACAAACATGAACTAGAATCGCAAATCGGTTTAAGATGCGCGTCGAAGTTACGATCGAATCTCATAGCGATAGAAAATGTGAAATCTGTAACGGTAGGCGTGACAACGGGAGTGACATACTGTGGAGTCGTAGGGCACATTTTACGGAGAGAATACACCGTGATTGGAATATCAGTGAACAAGGCTGCGAGGCTTATGGTGGCGTATAGAGACAAGGTGAGAGTTAGTGTATAACCAAATGTTAATTCAccgaaggaaaaggaaaaacaaAGAATTGCTAGGTGGTCTGCGATCGAGAAAGTTTCCTCAATTCTCACTTAGAGGCGAGGCACTTCATTTTACAAGAACCAAGATACTTAAAAGGAATCACCAATATCGGACCGATATATGAATTTCAGGAACAACCAAAGTAATTCTATTCCTGGtattaacatttattttatattaacattCTGGGAACAAGATTATTGAATTCATGTCTGATTCATTAGGTACATTGTATCAGACATAGTTTTCAGTAAGTATCCTTTACTTGGTCGAACCGAGGAACTTAAAATTTTTAGAAGGATGCTAATGAGACTCTTAGAATATTCCAAGAGGACTAAAAAAAACCGTGGCGCACGACCAAAATATAATACACTTATCATAAAGTACTTATCCTTATTATTTCGCCATTATAGTTAAAACATTCTATCGAATAATATACATTTTTCAACCATCGTATCCACAAAGAGGCGACCCACGAATAGGAAAGACAAGGTTATTAGATGAATTTACGCAAAACATTCCAGTGGAAACGCGCTATAATTACATTTCTTTACAAGCAGAGGATAACAAGGTTGACCTTTTCAATTGCtataaaattttagaatttaatcAATAATCATCAGTATTAACATTTCATCgataagatatttttaatatgaaaCAGAGTGAAATTTAAATGTAAACGGCAAAGAAATGTGATTTATCTCTTAGAGTAGGCCCCGTACAACTtggtacatttattattttcaatgcCTCTTGGTTTCACCCGCACTTCTACGCGAAAAGAGCGCGAAGACAAACTGCTTTTACGACTGGGCAAAATGAAGCACACGTACTACCTGTGTGTTTTTAATCAACCCTTCAATGTGCATTTCTCTATCACTCATCGTTATAACGCTCTCACTGATATGGACAAACAAAAGCTTTTAAGAAAGTtcctattgaaattaatgaaagGCTGCTTCGAAGAATTGTGGGTGGTGATCATCGATGATGCGGAATATGTCGATCGGGAGTCTTTGGAAATCTTCGATGTCCTTACAAAAAGAGACAAAATATTCTTTGCACTGACTATTGGTCGGAAATTGAACACAGACTTTccgttatatttaaattttttgcACAGAGCGAAGGTACTTATTTATTTGCTTCTTTCGAATATGAATCGAATAGCAATGAAGACTTGAATTGTTCGTTAAAAGGTAATTGAATTGATTGGGATAGACAAGTGGTACCATGCTGGCTTAGCGTGTCAGATACTTAATGTAAATGGTTTACCTGCAGAATTGGAAAAGTAAATTGAATAAACTTGCAGATTTGACAAAATTCTGTCACTGATCTTGTCTCAATTTTTCTAAAGACTGATACAAGAAAGAAGCTTCGGGAATCCTGGCTGGATCGAGAGTTATTTAGTGAGTCTTCTCCAAGTCGGTGGTTTAGAGATAGTAAATATAACGAAAAGGGAAGCAAATATAAAGGGCTATGTGTTACCTCCTGTATCTATGTTGGAAAGGTTTACTCGAAAACATATACTTATACAAATGTTATGAATAAGTACTAATCCCGCGGAATTTAAAATCAGATTTATTTCAACCGTAATGGAAAGAGACGGATCTAGTCCTGATTATCGAAAAGACAAATGGCAGATGTACAGAGCGAGCTTCAAAGTACGTTCTTACCAATCTTTTACATGAGATGATAACAATACTTTACTTCAGGACAGCGTGATATCGTTGTTGGAGGAAGACATGATGACTCTAAAGAAACCACATTTGAGTATCGACAATGAGGAAACCATAATCGCGATTTGTAACATTACTGAGAACTTCATGTATGAAGACGTGGATTCTGAAATTACGATGGATGGTAAAAAGAAATACTAATCCACCAGAATAATATCATATTGATAAATAACATGAAATATCTTGTTACGTTAGCTATGATATTGAAGCTTTACGATTCGTTGACACCTCTTGATCAACTTCTCTTGAAATGTGCTTCAGTGATCGGGGAAACGGTGAATAGACATATGCTAGAAAGTTTAATGTCCATCACTGCTAAAAGAGAAATCGGACTTGGTAAAACACGTTTATTATTTACGATATGATAATGTTTACCTGACCATCTAGAACTGTACGACTTATTAGCTGTTACGAAACTCTTTGAAATACGAGTCTTCGGCTGTGCAATTGGGGACTTCTCCAAAAATGCGGGCCCTAtagtatttataaaaaatatgcgAAATCCTAATTCAGAGATGGACGTATTCTGCAAGTGCATTGGTCTCACTATTCCAGGTATTAATTGCAATCAAGAACGAAAGCAGTTAAGGGAAATGTATAAAGTTACACATATATGTAAATTGACTTGATGACTTGACTTGACTACTGCAGAGATGTATTTTCTTAGATGAACTGGTAGATTTGCCAAGATATGCTTCCTGCGGCTTGATGAGATTTAAGATGTCAATGTTTCGTGACACCACTTATCAGtactaatttaattaattacaagataattattaatattaaaaaaacaatcacataatattaataaaatattcatgaaGATTGCTTACGGAAAatcagaagatagaattacacAACCAGGCATTGAAATATTTGCAACACTATACAAGACGTTGTGTTTCTTGCGGAGAGGGTCAATTCGCAAAATTATTGGGGAAAACATCAAACAAagaagatagaaagaaaaaaatgacaGACATCGATGAAAT from Bombus vancouverensis nearcticus chromosome 9, iyBomVanc1_principal, whole genome shotgun sequence encodes the following:
- the LOC117163547 gene encoding LOW QUALITY PROTEIN: adenylate cyclase type 10 (The sequence of the model RefSeq protein was modified relative to this genomic sequence to represent the inferred CDS: deleted 1 base in 1 codon), yielding MNNQIVYNPARIARREIRKKLNIDVFTLKRKFVDHSEESELKSEQLRLEHHTKIFASMCPDEILDHYDDYNTRMYYTTLMLGDISGFTDLAEKYTKTGKGGPSKLTETLNSYIGAMVQEILSHNGDVLKFSGDAFIVMWKLHEGMMMRDLAIAAMQTACIIQKHFGSYDTEVGVTLKVKLAIASGKTYFTSIGDPESMSHYIITGTPVWDVKFAEGLCRGGDILVAPSSWQWANPNEYVHETLPDGIHTLIISCTSMWYQAKVDESIISTDGSVKIQIYLCRPSLSRLTRVENLSKSITAVSRTDCHISKKNSVLKNIMFLVRPKVIKAAQACLKEALRSYMLRPVIRSTEMDEPLEYLTEMRQVVILFINVITSNVGKKQLIALVNFAYKLVCKIVDGMHGCVNKTSLFDKDLMFLCVFGLRGDKHELESQIGLRCASKLRSNLIAIENVKSVTVGVTTGVTYCGVVGHILRREYTVIGISVNKAARLMVAYRDKVVCDRESFLNSHLEARHFILQEPRYLKGITNIGPIYEFQEQPKYIVSDIVFSKYPLLGRTEELKIFRRMLMRLLEYSKRTKKNRGARPKYNTLIIKYLSLLFRHYSCFEELWVVIIDDAEYVDRESLEIFDVLTKRDKIFFALTIGRKLNTDFPLYLNFLHRAKVIELIGIDKWYHAGLACQILNVNGLPAELEKLIQERSFGNPGWIESYLVSLLQVGGLEIVNITKREANIKGYVLPPVSMLERFTRKHILIQIFISTVMERDGSSPDYRKDKWQMYRASFKDSVISLLEEDMMTLKKPHLSIDNEETIIAICNITENFMYEDVDSEITMDAMILKLYDSLTPLDQLLLKCASVIGETVNRHMLESLMSITAKREIGLAVTKLFEIRVFGCAIGDFSKNAGPIVFIKNMRNPNSEMDVFCKCIGLTIPDELVDLPRYASCGLMRFKMSMFRDTTYQLLTENQKIELHNQALKYLQHYTRRCVSCGEGQFAKLLGKTSNKEDRKKKMTDIDEMFELDYNDEAVNKEDKKSKLKSFEKPYQLSTISSRVTLIITLSNREKGITFLPEPISTCGRKPTVTFSDVDFSNCLCELILMTVYTQILDHCRGIGNIEKTLTALLEFAEICLMNCNIPQARKLLSESETVLVKLFESNEDEIVLLPYLTAKIQTLQGQCFLESGSIFEAEGSLKMALKNLGYRFPKLEMMIDLSSLTQLMNLKIKLICPKKTELLNSLEGDNVDYTKQLSECLAQMFELFRFKGMKKHARLAAMWGLNAALESNKDLYILCTSFTNMLITAHMYQDRYIVPYLEQRAINICNESRETLEAQELNVIVQLYTGIFFSRWIRGQISKAIQIGFICSRMASAIGSTFLKLVVLPRLIHLLMISCRHPEVVTQLRELEFISHHNFDKSGRTWYYALCADVHLDTGLTILPFQACEQYFLQEGEQMISLHDPEAERRYFTSMWLWCIRTEEWEAAKVWSGRNVESINIMDEHIVAATITALKKLEGLLILYVHKLNSRNADAAITMMEIKSIFKDTKKMSKIVEIVIPRYMLLKAYYWMIKSQKSNAIKILKKLQKVCKKMENKMIYAWALHCEKAWSGGISSVHTDKWREITNSKILDKWDEINVNNSNMIIFTFPLPKYLL